The window CGGGAAGCCTGGCGGGCCGATTTGATGGAAACCTCTCGGGAACCGCTCCGGCCGGATGGCTCCTGTCTCCGGGTTTCGGTGCGGCCGAAGGAGATCCTCACCGTGCGCTTCTTTGTGTAGGGCAGGCGGTTGTTCCCCTCGCGCCGCTTGTGGCGCGGGGCTATCCCGTTGTTCCAGCTCCAGCCAACCGTGTAAGCCTGGGGTTTTATGGCCGATGAAACTTCTGCCGGTGGCGCCACGCAAAGGAGCTGAGCACCCGCATATAATTCGCCCGCTCGTAAGCGGCGGGATTCGCGACCCGCTGGCGACTCATGCTCCCCTGCATCTGCGCGATCGAAACATACTCGTGTTCTTCCATCCAGCGGCGGATATCCTCCAGGAGCTGCTGCACATACTTGGGGCCGTGACGCAGCAGGGCGGAGGCCATGGTCACCGCTTTCGCCCCCACCATCATCGCCTTCAGCACATCCTCGGCCGTGTGGACGCCGCCGGTGATCGCCAGGTCCAGTCGCACCTGAGGATACAGGATGGCCACCCAGCGCAGGCGCTCGCGGAGCTCATGGGAGGTGCTGAGCACCAGGTTGGGGACCACTTCCAGTGTCTCCAGGTCGATATCCGGCTGATAGAACCGGTTGAACAGCACCAGCGCTGCCGCCCCGGCCTCTTCGAACCGTTTCGCCATGTAGGGCAGGGAGCTGAAATAGGGGCTCAGCTTTAAGGCCACCGGGATGCGCACCGAGGCGACCACATCCCGCACCAGCTGGAGGTAGTTTTCCTCTACAGTCTGGCCGGTTTCCTCCGGGGAAGTGGGCAGGTAATAGAGGTTAAGCTCCAGGGCGTCTACCCCTGCTTCCTCCATCAGACGGGCGTATCGGATCCATCCCCCGGTGGTGACGCCGTTGAGGCTGGCGATGATCGGGATGGAGAGGGCTGCCTTCGCCCGACGGATGTGCTCCAGATAGCCCTGGGGCCCCATATGGTAATCCTGCAGGTCCGGGAAATAGCGCAGGGCCTCGGCGAAACTCTCCTCGCCGTAGGAGAGCCCATCATCCAGCATCTCGCTCTCCCGGGCGATCTGCTCCTCAAAGAGCGAGGGCAGCACCACAGCGGCGATCCCGGCCTCCTCCAGCCGGCGGAGCGTGTCGAGATCCTCGGTCAGAGGCGAGGAAGAGGCGATGAGGGGGTTCTTCAGGTGCATGCCCAGATAGCGGGTGGAGAGATCAACCATTGGAGGTCCTCCCGATCCAGCGATTTCCATGGGAGGCCGGGCCAGCCGCCAGGGATGGCCGGCCCGGCCTCAAAGAATCCTGGAGCGCCTTGGGGCAGAAACATCGCTACCGGGGGGAAGGACCGCCCCCGTTGTGTCCATCGAGCTGCATCTGGGCCAGGGCTTCATAGATCCGCCAGCGGAAGCGGATGTCAGCTTCTGCCTCCTCCAGCAGCTCCTCGGCGATCTCCGGTCGGCTGTGGAGCAACATCGTGAAGCGGGTCTCGTTATACATATACTGGGACAGCGGGAGGCTCGGCGGCTTGGAGTCGATCTGGAGCGGATTGAGGCCCTCTCGCAGCCGCCGCGGGTCATAGCGGATCAGCGGCCAGTAGCCGGAGAGCACCGCCCGCTTCTGCTGCTCCATGCCGTAGCGCAGGTCGTAGCCATGGGCAATGCAGTGGCTGTAGGCGATGATCAGGGATGGCCCCTCATACGAGTCGGCCTCCAGGAAGGCCTTCAAGGTGTGGGTGTCGTTGGCCCCCATCGCCACACGGGCCACGTAGACGTTGCCGTAGCTCATGGCCATCAGGGCGAGATCCTTCTTGGGGCCGCGCTTGCCGCCCGCAGCGAACTTGGCCACCGCCCCCCGCGGGGTGGCCTTCGACATCTGGCCCCCGGTGTTGGAGTAGACCTCGGTGTCCAGGACCAGGATGTTCACGTCGTAGCCCGAGGCCAGCACGTGGTCCAGGCCGCCGTAGCCGATATCATAGGCCCAGCCGTCGCCTCCGATGATCCACACGCTCTTGCGCACCAGGGCGTCCGCCACGGCGAGCAGATCACGGACCTCAGGGGAGTCGGGCAGTTGCCGCAGGCGGGCTTTCAGCCATCCCACCCGCTCCCGCTGCGCCCGGATCCCCTCCTCTGTGGATTGATCGGCGTTCAGCAGTTCCTCCACCAGGGCCTCGCCGATCTGGGCGCTGAGCCGCTTGAGAAGCTCCTGCGCGTATTCCCGTTGCTTATCTAGGCTCAAACGCATCCCCAGGCCGAACTCCGCGTTGTCCTCAAACAGGGAGTTGGACCATGCCGGCCCGCGCCCTTCCCGGTTGTAGGTCCACGGGGTGGTGGGGAGGTTGCCCCCATAGATGGAGGAACATCCGGTGGCATTGGCGATCACCAGGCGGTCGCCGAACAGACGGGTGAGCAGCGAGAGGTAGGGCGTCTCCCCGCAACCGGCGCAGGCGCCTGAGAACTCGAACAGGGGCTCCAGCAGCTGCACATCCTTCACCTGGCTGATGTTGACCCGCAGCCGATCCACCTCGGGGAGCTGGAGGAAGAACTCCCAGTTCCGGCGCTCAGCCTCCCGCCGCGGGGCCTGAGGCCGCATGTTGATGGCCTTGCGGCTCACATCCGACTTGTCCTTGGCCGGGCAGACCTCCACACACAGGGCGCAGCCGGTGCAATCCTCCGGGGACACCTGGATGGTGTAGGCCATATCCTTGAACTCTCGCCAGCGGGCCGGAGCGTGCTTGAAGGTAGGGGGGGCGTCCGCGAGCAGGGCCGGATCGTAGACCTTGGCCCGGATCACCGAGTGGGGGCAGACCATCACGCATTTGCCGCACTGGATGCACAGATCGGGCTCCCAAACCGGGATCTCCTGGGCGATGTTGCGCTTCTCCCACTTGCTGGTCCCGCTGGGCCACGTGCCGTCCGGCGGGAAGGCGCTCACCGGCAGCAGATCCCCCTCGCCGGCGATCAGGCGGGCGGTCACCCGCTGCACGAACTCCGGCGCCTCGGGCGGCACCGGCGGGCGGCGGTCGAAGGAACTGGTCACCCGACCGGGGACCTTCACCTCATGGAGGTGCTGCAGGGCGGCGTCCACCGCGGCGAAGTTCTTTTCGACGATGGCCTCGCCCCGCTTGCCGTAGGTCTTGACGATGGCCTCCTTGATCTTCGCCACCGCCTGCTCCAGGGGCAGGATCCGGGTCAGGGCGAAGAAGCAGGTCTGCAGGATGGTGTTGATGCGCGGCCCCAGCCCGTGCTCCCGCGCGATCCGGTAGGCGTCCACCACGTAGAAGCGGAGATTCTTCTCGATGATCGCCTGCTGGACCGAGCGGGGGAGGTGATCCCAGACCTCCTCCGGCCCGTAGGGACTGTTGAGCAGGAAGATCGCGCCGGGCTCAGCGACCTGGAGCACATCCATGCGCTCCAGGAAGCCGAACTGATGGCAGGCCACGAAGTTGGCGCGGCGGATCAGGTAAGCGGAGCGGATAGGCCGCGGGCCGAAGCGGAGGTGCGAGACTGTCACCGAGCCGGACTTCTTGGAGTCATACACAAAGTAGCCCTGGGCGTAATAGTCGGTCTCGTCCCCGATGATCTTGATGGAGTTCTTGTTGGCGCTCACCGTGCCGTCGGCCCCCAGGCCGTAGAAGACCGCCCGCACGGTCTCTGGATCCTCCGTGGAGAAGGAGGGGTCGAACTCCAGGCTCGTGTGGGTTACATCGTCGCAGATCCCCACCGTGAAGTGGTTCTTCGGACGCTCCTTCGCCAGCTCGTCGAAGACGGCCTTGACCATGGCGGGGGTGAACTCCTTGGAGGAAAGCCCGTATCGCCCACCGATGATCCGTGGCATCTGGCGGAACGGCGCCATCCCCGAGGCCATGGCCTCCGCCACCGCGGCCACCACGTCCAGGTAGAGGGGCTCCCCGGCGCTGCCCGGCTCCTTCGTCCGATCCAGCACGGCGATGGCCTTCGCCGTGGGCGGCATGGCCTGGATGAAGTGCTCGACCGAGAAGGGCCGGTAGAGGCGCACTTTGATGATCCCCACCCGCTCGCCCCGGGCGTTGAGATATTCCACCGTCTCATGCGCCACCTCCGCCCCCGAGCCCATCAGCACGATCACCCGCTCGGCCTCGGGATCCCCCACGTAGTCGAAGAGATGATAATGGCGCCCGACCAGACGGGCGAGGCGATCCATCGCGTTCTGGACGATGGTGGGGCAGGCCCGGTAGTAAGGGTTGACGGCTTCCCGGGCCTGGAAATACGTGTCGGGATTGTGCGCCGTGCCCCGGATAAAGGGATGATCCGGGGAGAGCGCGCGGGCCCGATGGGCATAGATCCATTCCTCATCGATCATCGCCCGCAGATCCTCCGGGGTGAGCAGCTCGATCTTGTTGATCTCATGGGAGGTGCGGAAGCCGTCGAAGAAGTGCAGGAAAGGGACGCGCGACTCCAGAGTCGCTGCGTGGGCGATCAGCGCCAGATCCTGGGCCTCCTGGACGGAGCCGGAGGCCAGGATAGCGAAGCCGGTCTGGCGGGCGGCCATCACGTCGCTGTGATCGCCGAAGATGGAGAGCGCATGGGTGGCGATGGTGCGGGCGGCCACGTGGATCACCAGGGGGGTCAGCTCCCCGGCGATCTTATACATATTGGGGATCATCAGGAGCAGGCCCTGGGAGGCCGTGAAGGTGGTGGCCAGGGCGCCAGTCTGGATCGCGCCGTGAATGGCCCCGGCGGCCCCGCCCTCGCTCTGCATCTCGATCACCTTCGGCACTGTCCCCCACAGGTTGGGACGTCCTTTCGCGGCCCATTCATCCGCCAGTTCCCCCATGGGGGATGAGGGGGTGATGGGATAGATCGCAATGACCTCGCTGAGCTGATAGGCCACGTTTGCCACGGCCTCGTTTCCGTCCACCGTGACCATCGGGCGAGCCATGAGCAAACCTCCCGCACATTGCAAGTTGCGGAGGCCTGAGGGCCCAGAAGGGGCGTTCGGATCGACTTTCTTACACTATAATCTGAACCTGAGCAGGCGACGGGTGTCGATCTTCAGGAATTCGGGGTGCTTTCGCTCATATCGTGGGCGTCCGGGGCTTTCCCGTTGGAAGGTTGCGTGATGGGGCTCGTCGTCAGACCAGGATGGGCGGAGTTCCCTGGATGGGTCCCTGGGGGCCTCCCATGTCGGTGGGGGCGGCGTTATGATAAAGGCGTGGCTGGACGTTCCCCTGGAGCCTCCGATGATGCGAACAGAAGTATTCCGATGGGTTCTTCTCACGCTGGTCCTGAGCGGGATGTGCGGGCACCGGGAGATGCCCGGCAGGATCCCCTCACCCGAGAGCCCGGCCGCCACACCGATGCGGAGGCCGTCCCCTTCTGGGGATGTCCGCGCGGAGGAGACTCTCCAGGCCCTCCAGCAGGTGGATCCTCCGGTGCGGGATCTTCGGGATCTGGCGGTGCGATATCTCGGTCTTCCCACCGATACGCCTGAGACAGCCTGCCGGCCGGAGCGGGATCTTCCTATCGGCGCCCGGCGATCCTTCCTCGTCTCTAACCCGGACACGAACGAAACTTTCACCGTCACCGCCGTCTTGCGGGCGAAAACCCCCCACCTCTACCTCTGGGTGGAGGAAGGGCGGACGGTGGATCCGGCGGACTTGCGGGCGGCGGCCGAAACTTTCGAGGGGAAGACTTACCCCACCGTCCGCGCGTTTTTCGGAAGTGAATGGACGCCCGGGGTGGATTGCGATCCCCATCTCTTTGTCCTCCACGCCGGCAGGCTGGGAAGCGTGGCCGGCTACTACGCCAGCAAGGATGAATTCCCCCGGGCGGTGCGGTCCGATTCCAACGAGGCGGAGATGTTCTACATCAACCTGGATGCCGTGCGCGTCCGGTCCGATTTCTACCATGGGGTGCTGGCCCACGAATTCCAGCACATGATCCACTGGCACCAGGATCGAAATGAGGAGACCTGGCTCAACGAGGGGGCTTCGGAGCTGGCGGCTTTCCTCACCGGCTTCGATGTGGGTGGCTTCGAAACGGCCTTCTTAGCCCGCCCGGACACCCAGCTGAACGCCTGGGGGACGCAGGAGGAGGGGAACGCCGAGCATTACGGCGCTGCTTTTCTCTTCCTCGAATATTTCCTGGAGCGTTTCGGGGAGGAAGCCACCCGGCGCCTGGTGGCCCATCCGGAGAACGGCTTGGCCGCGGTGGACGCCGTGCTGCGGGAGATCGGAGCCGAAGAGGATGCCGATACCCTCTTCCTGGAATGGGTCGCGGCGAACTTCCTGGATCACGCGGAGCCCCCTTCTGGACCGCGCTACCGGGCCTTGCGGCTTCCGGAGCCCCGCCTGGCCGCCCGGGTGCGCCGTCTTCCCGAGGAGATCCGGGACACGGTGTTCCCTTACGCCGCCGATTACATCGAGCTGCCGGCCGGGCAAAGCCTGGCCCTCGCCTTCCAGGGCTCCATCACTCTTCCTTTGATCGCCGCTTCTCCCTTCGAAGGGCAGCGTTTCTGGTACGCGGTGCGGGGAGATGACAGCAATCCCCGGCTGACCCGTCCGGTGGACCTGCGGGGGGTATCCCGGGCCACCCTGCGCTATCGGATCTGGTATGATCTGGAAAAGGATTGGGATTACGCTTACGTCAGCGTCTCCACCGACGGAGGACGCCGCTGGACGCTGCTGCAGGTGCCCTCCGGGACCAGCGCGAACCCGAATCACAACAACCTGGGGTGGGGCTACACGGGCGTGAGCGGCGGCGGGGAACAGCCCCGCTGGATCACCGAGACGGTGGATCTCACGCCCTACGCGGGGCGGGTGATTCACCTGCGCTTTGAGGTGGTCACCGACGACGCCGTCAACCGTCCCGGGGTGGCCCTCGATGCCATCGAGATCCCGGAGATCGGGTTCTGGGATGGAGCCGAAGGGGAGGCCGGGTGGGAGGCCGAGGGGTGGGCCCGGGTGTCCTCCCGGGTGCCGGTTCGCTTCGCCCTCCAGATCCTCCGCCTCCGGAAGGATGGGGAAGCGCAGGTGGAGCGATTGCCCTTGAGGGCGGATGGAAGCGGGGCATGGCTGATCGAAGCCGGGCCCGATCGGCGGGTGGTGCTGGCGATCGCGGCCTTGGCGCGGTTTACCACGGAGCCCGCCCCCTATACGGTGCGGGTGGCGCTCCCGGAGAGCGTAGGAGGGCGGCATTGAGTGGGGAACGGGAGGCAGAGGGGATGAGGTCGGCGTGGGAGGCCTGGCTGGAGCGGGTGCTGGAGGATGAAAGCTGGCGGAGCGGCTTGACCGATGATCAGGCGGAGCGCCTGCTCCGGTGGGCCCTCGCCCGGATCGGTTCCCATCCTGGAGAGACGGGGGAGGCCGTGCGTCAGGCTATGCGCCGGATCCGGCGCGCCGTTCAGGCTTCGGAAGAGGAGGCCAGAGCCTTGCTCGCCGAATGGGGGCTTCACGTGCCGCCAGGATGGAAGAGCTGGACGGTGGAGGATCGCCTGGTATGGGTGCTGGATGCGCTGGCCCCCTGGCAGCCGTAGCCCGTTCGCTGGAGCGTCCATCCCGAATCCCGGAGGAGGGGAAAACCATGACTGCCTCCCGCCCGCGACGGACACGAAAAGCTGCGTTGCCCGTACCCTGGGGAACGCTCCCCCTCACCGGGCTGATCGGCCTGGCCGTCCTGGCGCTGCTCGTGCTGGCTGTCATTTATCGTCTGGGCCGACCGGGCGTTTCCCCTTCCCCTTCTCCCCCGGTGGGGTCGGGAAGCTGGTATGAAGTGTTCTTCACCACCCCGCGCTTCCCGGATGCTCCGGAGTTCCACCGGGGAGGGGTGGTCGATTCGCTGATCGCGGCCATTGAGGGCGCGCGCCAAACCCTGGATGTGGCGGTTTACGACATCGATCTGATGCCGGTGGCGGATGCGCTGTTGCGGGCCCGTGATCGTGGGGTTCGGGTTCGGGTGGTCACCGAAACCGACAACGCGGGCACAAAAGCCATCGCCCGCCTGCGGGCGGGGGGCATCCCGGTGGTCACCGACGAGCGGAACGGCTATATGCACAACAAGTTCATGGTCATCGACGGCGAGCGGGTGTGGACGGGCTCGATGAACTTCACCGACAACGATGCCTATCAGAACAACAACAATGCGGCGCTTCTCCGATCGCCGGAGCTGGCCCGCAACTACGCCGTCAAGTTCGCGGCCATGTTCGAGCGCCGGGCCTTCGGTCCGGCCCGCTCCTCCGGGGACACGGTTCCTCGATTGACCATCCAGGGGATCCCGGTGGAAAATTACTTCGCGCCGGAGGATCCAACTGTGGAAGCCATCCGGGCGGCGCTCCGCAACGCCCGGGAGCGGATTGTGTTTATGGCCTTCTCCTTCACCCATCCCCGCATCGGCGATGTGCTGCTGGAGCGAGCGCAGGCGGGGGTGGAAATCCACGGCGTGATGGAACGCAGCGGCGCGGAGGCGCCAGTCAGCCAGTTCAACCGTCTGCGGCGGGCGGGGATCGACGTGCTGAAAGACGGCAACCCTTATACCATGCACCACAAGGTCTTTGTCATCGATCGGCGGGTGGTGATCTTCGGATCGTATAATTTTTCCCGCAACGCGGCGGAGGATAATGATGAGAATTTCCTGATCGTGGCGGATCCGGCGATGGCGGCGCGCTTTGAGGAAGAGTTCGCACGGGTTTATGAGCAGGCGCTGAACCCACCCCGTGTGGGATGGCCGACGGTGGAATGGGCTTTCGCGTTTCGGTAACCTCAATGCCCAGGAGCATTTCGGCGATGGCTGCGACACGTCCCCCCCGCCCCTCGTCATCGGAAGAACTGGAGCCCGCCCCGCCATGGGGAATCGGCTTGGCCTTGACGGCCCTGGCGTATTTCCTGATGGTCCAGTTCATGCTGGGTGTTCTCGTCTTTCTGATCTACTGGGCGCTGCTGGAGCCCGGTCAGCCCTTTGCCGCCGCGTTCCAGCGGGCAGCCGCCAGCGGGCGCTTCATGGGGCTGGCCAACGGCCTCATTTATCTCTTCATCCTGCTCACGATAACGGCTGGCCTGCGCCTGTGGGTGCGTGGGCCTTTGGGCCCAGCCCTCCGCCTCGTTCCCCCGGTCCGGATCCCCTTGTGGGCGACGCCGTTCCTGGCCCTGGGCCTGGGGGTCGCGCTGGATGCTGTGACCATGGCCCTGGGTCGCCCGGTCATCCCGGAAACCCTGGTTCCCCTATTTCGAGGGCGGGATCCGCTGGGATGGGCCGCGATGGGGTTCCTCACCGTGGTGGTCGGGCCGCCCACCGAGGAGCTGCTCTTCCGGGGCCTGCTGTATCCGGCTCTGGCGGCGCGGGTGGGCCCCATGTTTTCCATTTATCTGGTCTCCTTGATTTTCGCCCTCTTTCATCTCTTCACTTATGGCGGCACGGCAGACCAGTGGTTCTGGATCGCCCAGGCGTTCCTGGTAGGCCTGGCGCTGACCGGCCTGCGGGCTCGCACCCGTTCCCTGTGGCCTCCCATCGTGATGCATATGACGTTGAACCTTTACGCCACCCTCGAAGCGATTTTCCTGCTCAACTTCCGGTGAGCCGATCGCGCTCCCTTCCGGTCCACCTCCCGCATGCAGGAGGATCCTATGGCATATACCTCAATCCTGGTGGAAGCTGTGGAGAACGTCGGGTTGATCCGCCTGAATCGGCCTCAACAGCTCAACGCCCTCAACAGCGTCCTGATGGAGGAGCTGGCCACCGCCCTGGAGGCTTTCGACCGGGATGACCAGATCCGGTGCATCGTGATCACCGGCAACGAACGGGCCTTCGCAGCCGGCGCAGATATCAAAGAGATGGCGGAGGCCAGCGCAGTGGAGATGTTGCTCCGGGATAACATCTCCCGGTGGGATCGAATCCAGCGGATCCGGAAGCCGATCATCGCCGCGGTGTCCGGCTGGTGTCTGGGCGGAGGATGCGAGCTGGCGATGGCCTGTGACATCATCATCGCTTCCGAGACGGCCGTCTTCGGCCAGCCGGAGATCAATATCGGTGTGATGCCGGGCGCTGGGGGAACCCAGCGCCTGACCCGGGCGATCGGCAAATCGAAGGCGATGGAGATGATCCTCACCGGACGCTACATGAACGCCCGCGAAGCCGAGGCCGCCGGGCTGGTCTCCCGCGTGGTCCCGGTGGAAACCTACCTGGATGAAGCCATCCGCCTGGCGAAGGAGATCGCCGCCCGTCCCCCCATCGCCGTCCGGCTGGCGAAAGAGGCGGTGAACCGAGCCTTCGAGACCAGCCTGCGGGATGGCCTGGAATACGAGCGGCGGTTGTTCTACTTCCTGTTTGCCACAGAAGATCAGAAGGAAGGCATGCGAGCCTTCATCGAGAAGCGAAAGCCGGAATGGAAAGGACGCTGAGCCCGGTGAGCTCATTGATCAGTTTCCGGACCCTTACCCTGGCCCTGGAGGCGGTGCGCTGGAATTCGAGCGGCCCCGCCCTGATCCTGGTGGCTCCGGAGGTGGAGCGTCGGGTGCGGGGAGGCCTCGCCACCATCCTCGGCGCGGTCCAGGCGGCGATGCGAGGGAACACCTGGATCACCCCTGCCTTCACCTCGCGGACCATGGTTTACCCGCGGGTGGGGCCACCGGATAACGGGGTGGTCTATCTGGCCATGCAGGCGGCCAACGCCCGGGCCACGTTCTTTCAAAGCGATTTGCCGGCGGATCCAGAATGGGGGCCGTTCCCGGAGGAGGTTCGTCGGCTCCCCGGGGCGCGACGCAGCGAGCATCCCGTCCTCTCATTCCTGGCAGTGGGCCCCCAGGCGGAGGCCGCCATCGCCGCGCAATCCCTTCTGGATCCATGGGGGCCCCTTCGCTGGCTGCATGCGGAGGATGGCGATGTGCTCCTGGTGGGGGCGGATCACACCATGAATGTGGCCATCCATTACGTGGAAGCCCTGGCCGGCCGGAAGACCTTCGTCCGCTGGGCGTTGATGGATCGACGGGTAGTGGAATTGCCGGGCTTTCCGGGGTGCCGGCGGGGCTTTGGGGCGGCCGCCCCGGTGCTGGAACCGGCCACCCGTCGGGTCCACCTGGGAGATTGGGCCATCCAGGGATTGCCGCTGGGGCGGATGGTCCAGCTCCTGCTGGATCTCCTGCGTCGGGATCCGATGGCCCTGCTCTGTGAGGACCCCCTTTGCCTGCTCTGTCATGCGGTCCGACAGCATGTGCTGTATGGATCCCGCGTCATGCGGGAAAACTGATCTTCCACCCTCCGGAGGGAATTCCCATGGCCCGGGAAGTGATTGTGGCGGAGAAAGCCCCCGCGGCGGTTGGCCCCTATTCTCAGGCGATCCGGATCGGGAACCTCATCTTCACCGCGGGGCAATTGGGTCTGGCCCCCGACACCCGCCAGCTGGCCGGGCCGGATATCGAGAGCCAGACCCGACAGGCCCTGGAGAACCTGCGGGCGATCCTGGAGGCGGCGGGATCCTGCCTGCGCCATGTGGTCAAGACGACGGTCTTTCTGGTGGATCTCGCCGAGTGGCCCCGGATGAATGCCGTCTATGCCGAGTTCTTCCCCGAGGCGCCGCCAGCCCGCTCGGCGGTGGGCGTGGCCGCGCTCCCCATGGGCGCCCGGGTGGAGATCGAGGCGGTGGCGGAGGTGTGCGACTGTCCTTCCCCAGAGGCATGCGGATGCCGGTAGGCAGCCCAGCTGTTCTCTCAAGATCCAAATGCGGTCCGCCGCCTTGACAGTGCTCATGGCTCCAAGGTAAAATAAACGTGCCAGTGGGGCCGTAGCTCAGCTGGGAGAGCGCTCCTCTCGCACGGGAGAGGTCGCCGGTTCGAATCCGGTCGGCTCCACTGCTGTGGGCCCGTAGCGCAGTTGGGAGCGCGCCGCCGTGGCACGGCGGAGGTCACGGGTTCGAATCCCGTCGGGTCCACCTTCTCCCGGGGCGCGAAGGCGCCCTGTTGTTTTATCCGAAGTTCCCTGGAGCGCCAAGAGCCCTCTTTACCAGCCGGCGACGGAGACAAACTGAGCGGAAATTGATTTGTTCTCGCAGATGTAAAGGCGAAGAAGGGGAGTAGTAGACCATCCCCCAGCGAGCGGCCGGAAGGTGCGAGGCCGCAGGGCCTATGGGGAGGGCCCGGGGGCACAGAGCCCCCAAAGGTCGAACTCGCCCTGGAGCCGCCGGGGTGAAAGCCGTTCCCGCTGTAGCTCCGGCCGGGTCGCGCCCGTTACCGCGCCAGAGCGCACCGGAAGCATCGGCATGCCCTTCCGGTGAAGCAGGGTGGGACCGCGGAGGAGCCCCCCTTCGTCCCTGACGGAGGGGGGCTCCTTGTTTCCACGGGAGCGGCCCGGCGGCTCTTCCCTTAGAGGGCTTCAGGACCCGGTCCGGGGACCCGAGGCGCCTCCACCCCCTGGGCCGTTATCATA is drawn from Thermoflexus sp. and contains these coding sequences:
- a CDS encoding dihydroorotate dehydrogenase-like protein, whose translation is MVDLSTRYLGMHLKNPLIASSSPLTEDLDTLRRLEEAGIAAVVLPSLFEEQIARESEMLDDGLSYGEESFAEALRYFPDLQDYHMGPQGYLEHIRRAKAALSIPIIASLNGVTTGGWIRYARLMEEAGVDALELNLYYLPTSPEETGQTVEENYLQLVRDVVASVRIPVALKLSPYFSSLPYMAKRFEEAGAAALVLFNRFYQPDIDLETLEVVPNLVLSTSHELRERLRWVAILYPQVRLDLAITGGVHTAEDVLKAMMVGAKAVTMASALLRHGPKYVQQLLEDIRRWMEEHEYVSIAQMQGSMSRQRVANPAAYERANYMRVLSSFAWRHRQKFHRP
- the nifJ gene encoding pyruvate:ferredoxin (flavodoxin) oxidoreductase; translated protein: MARPMVTVDGNEAVANVAYQLSEVIAIYPITPSSPMGELADEWAAKGRPNLWGTVPKVIEMQSEGGAAGAIHGAIQTGALATTFTASQGLLLMIPNMYKIAGELTPLVIHVAARTIATHALSIFGDHSDVMAARQTGFAILASGSVQEAQDLALIAHAATLESRVPFLHFFDGFRTSHEINKIELLTPEDLRAMIDEEWIYAHRARALSPDHPFIRGTAHNPDTYFQAREAVNPYYRACPTIVQNAMDRLARLVGRHYHLFDYVGDPEAERVIVLMGSGAEVAHETVEYLNARGERVGIIKVRLYRPFSVEHFIQAMPPTAKAIAVLDRTKEPGSAGEPLYLDVVAAVAEAMASGMAPFRQMPRIIGGRYGLSSKEFTPAMVKAVFDELAKERPKNHFTVGICDDVTHTSLEFDPSFSTEDPETVRAVFYGLGADGTVSANKNSIKIIGDETDYYAQGYFVYDSKKSGSVTVSHLRFGPRPIRSAYLIRRANFVACHQFGFLERMDVLQVAEPGAIFLLNSPYGPEEVWDHLPRSVQQAIIEKNLRFYVVDAYRIAREHGLGPRINTILQTCFFALTRILPLEQAVAKIKEAIVKTYGKRGEAIVEKNFAAVDAALQHLHEVKVPGRVTSSFDRRPPVPPEAPEFVQRVTARLIAGEGDLLPVSAFPPDGTWPSGTSKWEKRNIAQEIPVWEPDLCIQCGKCVMVCPHSVIRAKVYDPALLADAPPTFKHAPARWREFKDMAYTIQVSPEDCTGCALCVEVCPAKDKSDVSRKAINMRPQAPRREAERRNWEFFLQLPEVDRLRVNISQVKDVQLLEPLFEFSGACAGCGETPYLSLLTRLFGDRLVIANATGCSSIYGGNLPTTPWTYNREGRGPAWSNSLFEDNAEFGLGMRLSLDKQREYAQELLKRLSAQIGEALVEELLNADQSTEEGIRAQRERVGWLKARLRQLPDSPEVRDLLAVADALVRKSVWIIGGDGWAYDIGYGGLDHVLASGYDVNILVLDTEVYSNTGGQMSKATPRGAVAKFAAGGKRGPKKDLALMAMSYGNVYVARVAMGANDTHTLKAFLEADSYEGPSLIIAYSHCIAHGYDLRYGMEQQKRAVLSGYWPLIRYDPRRLREGLNPLQIDSKPPSLPLSQYMYNETRFTMLLHSRPEIAEELLEEAEADIRFRWRIYEALAQMQLDGHNGGGPSPR
- a CDS encoding immune inhibitor A — encoded protein: MRTEVFRWVLLTLVLSGMCGHREMPGRIPSPESPAATPMRRPSPSGDVRAEETLQALQQVDPPVRDLRDLAVRYLGLPTDTPETACRPERDLPIGARRSFLVSNPDTNETFTVTAVLRAKTPHLYLWVEEGRTVDPADLRAAAETFEGKTYPTVRAFFGSEWTPGVDCDPHLFVLHAGRLGSVAGYYASKDEFPRAVRSDSNEAEMFYINLDAVRVRSDFYHGVLAHEFQHMIHWHQDRNEETWLNEGASELAAFLTGFDVGGFETAFLARPDTQLNAWGTQEEGNAEHYGAAFLFLEYFLERFGEEATRRLVAHPENGLAAVDAVLREIGAEEDADTLFLEWVAANFLDHAEPPSGPRYRALRLPEPRLAARVRRLPEEIRDTVFPYAADYIELPAGQSLALAFQGSITLPLIAASPFEGQRFWYAVRGDDSNPRLTRPVDLRGVSRATLRYRIWYDLEKDWDYAYVSVSTDGGRRWTLLQVPSGTSANPNHNNLGWGYTGVSGGGEQPRWITETVDLTPYAGRVIHLRFEVVTDDAVNRPGVALDAIEIPEIGFWDGAEGEAGWEAEGWARVSSRVPVRFALQILRLRKDGEAQVERLPLRADGSGAWLIEAGPDRRVVLAIAALARFTTEPAPYTVRVALPESVGGRH
- a CDS encoding phospholipase D-like domain-containing protein, encoding MTASRPRRTRKAALPVPWGTLPLTGLIGLAVLALLVLAVIYRLGRPGVSPSPSPPVGSGSWYEVFFTTPRFPDAPEFHRGGVVDSLIAAIEGARQTLDVAVYDIDLMPVADALLRARDRGVRVRVVTETDNAGTKAIARLRAGGIPVVTDERNGYMHNKFMVIDGERVWTGSMNFTDNDAYQNNNNAALLRSPELARNYAVKFAAMFERRAFGPARSSGDTVPRLTIQGIPVENYFAPEDPTVEAIRAALRNARERIVFMAFSFTHPRIGDVLLERAQAGVEIHGVMERSGAEAPVSQFNRLRRAGIDVLKDGNPYTMHHKVFVIDRRVVIFGSYNFSRNAAEDNDENFLIVADPAMAARFEEEFARVYEQALNPPRVGWPTVEWAFAFR
- a CDS encoding CPBP family intramembrane glutamic endopeptidase, giving the protein MAATRPPRPSSSEELEPAPPWGIGLALTALAYFLMVQFMLGVLVFLIYWALLEPGQPFAAAFQRAAASGRFMGLANGLIYLFILLTITAGLRLWVRGPLGPALRLVPPVRIPLWATPFLALGLGVALDAVTMALGRPVIPETLVPLFRGRDPLGWAAMGFLTVVVGPPTEELLFRGLLYPALAARVGPMFSIYLVSLIFALFHLFTYGGTADQWFWIAQAFLVGLALTGLRARTRSLWPPIVMHMTLNLYATLEAIFLLNFR
- a CDS encoding enoyl-CoA hydratase, whose amino-acid sequence is MAYTSILVEAVENVGLIRLNRPQQLNALNSVLMEELATALEAFDRDDQIRCIVITGNERAFAAGADIKEMAEASAVEMLLRDNISRWDRIQRIRKPIIAAVSGWCLGGGCELAMACDIIIASETAVFGQPEINIGVMPGAGGTQRLTRAIGKSKAMEMILTGRYMNAREAEAAGLVSRVVPVETYLDEAIRLAKEIAARPPIAVRLAKEAVNRAFETSLRDGLEYERRLFYFLFATEDQKEGMRAFIEKRKPEWKGR